The Glycine max cultivar Williams 82 chromosome 3, Glycine_max_v4.0, whole genome shotgun sequence sequence TTGCAATATCAGCAACCTAGGTGTCCAGTAGACTTGAATTTTGACCACCTACCACACTATATTGATCGACCCCATTTTGTTCATCAGCAACACAATGTACAACCATCAGTCGGTGTACTCGAGGTTGGCATGACCTTCGATGACAAATCACAATGTATTCGAGCAATCAAAGAATACAACATcagaaatcattttgattgcAGAACAATTTACTCTGACCAAAGAAGGCTACACTTCGTATGCAAGTTACATGAAAATGGTTGTACATGGAGCTTGGGCGCATGCAATTCAAAGAGGCATAACAAATGGATTATCAAGAGTATCAGAGGTCATCACACTTGTCTCGTGCCGATGCTTACACAAGATCATCGCCAACTCGACAAACACGTCATAGCACAGATCATCCAACCAATTGTCAAAACAAACCCAACTGTCTCCATCAAGACATTGATTGCAGAGATTAAAACGTTCATGAATTATACCCCATCCTACAAGAAGACATGGTTAGCAAAGCAAAAAGCATTGGAGATGATTCATGGAAACTGGGAAGAATCATATGCCAAACTGCCAAAACTTTTCGGAGCTTTGCAATCTTGTGTTCCCGGGACTGTGGTCGCTGCTCAAACAGAATCCTTGTATGAGGGGGGAGAAATAGTACCGGGCAAAAGATTGTTTAAACGTGTCTTTTGGTCATTTGGTCCATGCATTAATGGTTTTGCATATTGCAAACCCATTGTACAAGTAGACGGTACATGGCTTTACGGAAAGTATACTGGCACACTGTTGATAGCTACCGCACAAGATGGAGCTAACCATATCTTCCCGATTGCCTATGCCATTGTAGAAGGGGAGACAACTTCAGCTTGGGGGttttttctaaagaatttgagaagacatgttactccgcaaattaacatttctcttatTTCAGACCGACACCCCTCAATTATAAGTgcctacaacaacccaagtaactTATGGGTCCAGGACACATCCCATTTCTTTTGCCTGCGCCACATTGCACAAAACTTTCTTCGTGGTAACTCAAACTGCAAACATTTAAAGAAACCACTTATGTTGGCTGGtgagaatctattttatttattcgttataattttctttcaatcaaattttataacataatacattgattaaatatttacaGGGTACGCATACACAGAGAAGATGCACTGGCGACATCTTGGGAATATTCGTGCGAATAAGCCAAGTGCAGCTGAATGGCTTGATCAATTACCCAAACAAAAATGGGTACAATGCTTTGATGAGGGGAAGCGTTGGGGACATATGACTACCAATTTGTCGGAGTCTGTTAATTCCATGTTCAAAAACACAAGACATTTGCCGGTGTCATCATTGGTTGAGGAGACCTATTTCAAGACCGCACAACTCTTTGCTAATAGAGGTCGACAAACTCAGGCAATGATCAACTCCGGCTCACAGTATTCTGAAGTCGTCTTCGATGCAATCAATAGTGGTCAACAAGAATCTAATACACACATTGTAAATGAATTCGACAGACACAATCACACTTTTATTATAACCGAGACTCAATCCCCACTTGAAACACCCAGACCACCTGGAAGGTTTAGAGTAATGTTACAATCCTAAAAGTGTGATTGTGGTGAATTTCAGGCTAAACATTTACCGTGTTCTCACGTCATGGCTGCCTGTAAATCTGTCAATGTTGATCCCATGACCTATGTGCCGATGATATTCACTTTACAACACATTTTGCACATCTACGACAACTCCTTTGGTTTATTGTCACACGAATCAATGTGGCAAGAATATGAAGGAGATCAGTGGGGTCCTGATCCAAGGAGAAAGAGGACTGTAAAGGGTCGTCCCGTTTCAACTCGCATTCCTActaagatggacgaagacgaAAATGAACGAgcaagtagaaaaaaatgtggACTTTGCCGGCAACATGGTCATAGCAGAAATAATTGTCCTAATGTATCCTCATCTTAGTTTTTCCTTAGACAAATgtcattgtttaaatattttattgatgacGTAGTATAATgttcttatataaataaattgttaaaagctttagttttatcatttttaattaaatctaaaaacataaacaaactaattatatttagtaaaatagttaaattaaaaattttaaaattcaaattattatacaaaataaatatttactaaaataaatatattattatacaaaatttaaattttaaaacatatattcaccaaaaaatatcttaaataatttaaataatataacaaaaacacttaaatttaataatatcattttcttaataacaaaattaaattataaaataatattacataaattaatttaataaataactaattttcaaattatttaaaaataattttatataatataaaatttaattttaataatataaaaacttttttataaaaaaaaaaagaagaagaagaacggaAGTCGGGGTGTGAGAACCCGACTTCCCTGAAGTTTGCCCAAACAGGTGTACTTTGGGAATAAATACCCAAAGTAGTGTATTTTGGGAAAAGAATAGAGAGAGAGTGTGtactttggtaaaaaaaatcctGCAAGTCCACGCATACTATGAGTTTTCCCAGTAACGGTGTTTCTCTCGATCAACTATTTCGACCATTTCCTCTCTCGATGCTCTCTTCCGACGTTGGTTAAACATCTTCAAGTGCCTCCTCTGCCTCTGCCCGAAACAAGGGAGTGTTTTCGCACATGTACTTCTCACTGTCAAGGTAGTTTCACACTTGTAACTTTtcatattctttctttttgtttcggCTTCTTTACATAttctatgaaaataataatttttattcataagaaaCAATTCTTTATATAAGAAATTCATAGTCtgttaaagaaatcaaatttgTCATGTCACTATGCTTCAACACCGAAAAATTTACAAGAGACCATTTCTTAACCTAAAAAATCATGGAAACACCTCCGATTAGAGATGCTCTTAATCAACATCTTAGGTGAAATGGGATCCACAATTACACTGAGGCCACGTCAATGTTCACTCCACATGGCAACTCCTTTACCccacattattttcttttttaatcactATTAATTACGTATGCTTTATTTTTTGTGGGGTCCATAAAATCCATTGCGTGTCTAGCATCCATTATGTTTCTCTACGGTGGGACAT is a genomic window containing:
- the LOC100526884 gene encoding uncharacterized protein LOC100526884, with the translated sequence MLAGYAYTEKMHWRHLGNIRANKPSAAEWLDQLPKQKWVQCFDEGKRWGHMTTNLSESVNSMFKNTRHLPVSSLVEETYFKTAQLFANRGRQTQAMINSGSQYSEVVFDAINSGQQESNTHIVNEFDRHNHTFIITETQSPLETPRPPGRFRVMLQS